In a single window of the Helicobacter sp. MIT 99-5507 genome:
- the tsaD gene encoding tRNA (adenosine(37)-N6)-threonylcarbamoyltransferase complex transferase subunit TsaD yields MILSIESSCDDSSIAITRIDDYKILFHQKISQDLEHSNYGGVVPEIASRLHAVMLPKILCNLRDKNIDFGDIAGIAVTNEPGLSVSLIEGVMMAKALHLSLKAPLLNINHLKGHIYSLFLEKESIFPLAILLLSGGHTLIIEAYSYNDIRIIAGTLDDSFGEAFDKVAKMLSLSYPGGPIIESRAKNGKDNITFPIPLIHNKDLAFSFSGLKNAVRLFLQDKKLNDNLIDDICFAFQKSAISHIIKKSKIYLESSAKNIKYFGVVGGASANMVLRENLISLCNDYNKEILFAPLEFCSDNAAMIGRCAIEAYKLKQFIDMNDLDISPKSRF; encoded by the coding sequence TTGATTTTAAGTATTGAAAGCAGTTGTGATGATAGCAGTATTGCAATAACAAGAATAGATGATTATAAAATTTTATTTCATCAAAAAATTTCTCAAGACTTAGAGCATTCAAATTATGGCGGTGTAGTGCCAGAAATCGCTTCAAGACTTCATGCTGTGATGTTACCAAAAATACTTTGCAATCTAAGAGATAAAAATATTGATTTTGGTGATATTGCAGGGATAGCAGTTACAAATGAACCAGGGCTTAGCGTATCGCTTATTGAAGGTGTGATGATGGCAAAAGCACTTCATTTAAGCCTCAAAGCTCCACTTTTAAATATAAATCACCTAAAAGGGCATATTTATTCTTTATTTTTAGAAAAAGAGAGTATTTTTCCACTTGCTATTTTATTGCTATCTGGCGGACATACCTTGATAATAGAGGCTTATTCTTATAATGATATTAGGATTATTGCAGGCACTCTTGATGATAGTTTTGGTGAGGCATTTGATAAGGTTGCAAAAATGCTAAGTCTTTCGTATCCTGGAGGTCCTATCATAGAATCTAGAGCAAAAAATGGAAAAGATAATATCACTTTTCCAATCCCACTTATTCACAATAAAGATCTTGCATTTAGTTTTTCTGGGCTTAAAAATGCTGTGAGATTATTTTTGCAAGATAAAAAACTTAATGACAATTTGATAGATGATATTTGTTTTGCATTTCAAAAAAGCGCTATTTCACATATCATTAAAAAAAGTAAAATTTATTTAGAATCTAGTGCAAAAAATATTAAATATTTTGGTGTTGTTGGTGGAGCAAGCGCAAATATGGTTTTACGAGAGAATCTTATTTCATTGTGTAATGATTATAATAAAGAGATTTTATTTGCACCGCTAGAATTTTGTAGTGACAATGCAGCGATGATTGGCAGATGCGCTATTGAGGCGTATAAATTGAAACAATTTATAGATATGAATGATTTAGATATTTCACCAAAATCAAGATTCTAA